One Bacteroidota bacterium genomic window carries:
- a CDS encoding DNA translocase FtsK 4TM domain-containing protein has product MAKDKKTSEAAVKKEKKSFLADDRFRIIMGILLLAFSVIITLSVLSYIFTWKYDQSIAWSPEWNEAAFTAKNWIGKMGAGIASLLVDRWFGLASLSIPFIVFLLGCKFLRIKILPFGKSMFVASLSTILVSLWLGLLTLNTPLLGSGLGGRHGHFVALYLKGLAGIIGAVIILLASTLVFLYFFWPRLYNLTVVIAKMLVQLLKGKKPSTNNDLNDPEFETEIKTEAINDLVFETEFKQNENNTLLQDRFEIKNTEDVEEEDEDPMNPYLEEEIHFQDPLAGENEQPETEVLQSGETAESHKAWKKFPLEDYDPTLELSSFKLPPIDLLEKHDAANASVTNEELISNKNKIVETLGHYKISIDKIKATIGPTVTLYEIVPAPGVRISKIKNLEDDIALNLSALGIRIIAPIPGKGTIGIEVPNQQPEVVSMRSLITSRKFQESKFELGIALGKTISNETYVFDLAKMPHLLVAGATGQGKSVGLNVILASLLYRKHPSQLKFVLVDPKKVELTLYQSLEKHYLAKLPEAGEAIITDTQKVIHTLNSLCIEMDERYNLLKKAQVRNIKEYNQKFIKRGLNPENGHKYLPYIVVIIDEFADLIMTAGREVETPLARLAQLARAIGIHLVIATQRPTTNIITGVIKANFPARIAFRVTSMIDSRTILDSPGANQLIGRGDLLFAPGSELIRLQCAFIDIPELERITKYISEQQSYPTAFYLPEYIDENAPDILDVDLSKRDALFDEAARLVVAHQQGSTSLIQRKFSIGYNRAGRIVDQLEAAGVVGPFEGSKARQVLFPDTYSLEQYLKSLN; this is encoded by the coding sequence ATGGCAAAAGACAAAAAAACTTCCGAGGCTGCGGTCAAAAAAGAAAAGAAATCATTTCTGGCCGATGACAGGTTTAGAATAATCATGGGTATTTTATTACTCGCTTTTTCAGTAATCATAACCCTTTCGGTGCTTTCTTACATATTCACATGGAAGTACGATCAAAGTATAGCATGGTCTCCTGAATGGAATGAGGCTGCCTTTACTGCTAAAAACTGGATAGGAAAAATGGGTGCCGGCATCGCCAGCTTGTTGGTTGACCGTTGGTTTGGACTAGCATCCTTGTCCATACCTTTTATCGTTTTCTTGCTTGGATGTAAATTTCTCCGGATTAAAATTCTTCCATTTGGCAAATCTATGTTCGTTGCCAGCCTCTCCACGATTCTGGTCTCCTTGTGGCTGGGTTTACTCACATTAAACACTCCATTGCTTGGTAGTGGCCTTGGAGGACGTCACGGACATTTTGTGGCACTCTACCTGAAAGGCCTGGCCGGCATTATAGGGGCCGTAATAATATTGCTGGCCAGCACATTGGTTTTCCTTTATTTCTTCTGGCCCAGACTATATAACCTTACAGTGGTTATAGCTAAAATGCTTGTTCAACTTTTAAAAGGTAAAAAACCAAGTACAAATAATGATCTAAACGACCCTGAGTTTGAGACTGAAATAAAAACAGAAGCCATTAATGACCTGGTATTTGAAACTGAATTCAAGCAAAATGAAAATAATACACTGCTACAGGACAGGTTCGAAATAAAAAACACGGAGGACGTGGAGGAGGAGGATGAAGATCCGATGAATCCATACCTGGAAGAAGAAATCCATTTTCAGGACCCTCTTGCTGGAGAAAATGAACAGCCAGAAACCGAAGTTCTTCAGTCCGGCGAAACAGCAGAGTCGCATAAGGCATGGAAAAAATTCCCGTTGGAGGATTACGACCCTACGCTTGAATTATCTTCCTTCAAATTACCACCCATTGATTTGTTGGAAAAACACGATGCTGCCAACGCCAGTGTAACCAACGAAGAGCTTATCAGCAATAAGAATAAAATTGTTGAAACCCTCGGGCATTATAAAATCAGTATCGACAAAATTAAAGCCACCATTGGCCCTACGGTAACCCTCTACGAGATTGTTCCGGCACCGGGTGTACGTATTTCAAAGATAAAAAATCTCGAAGACGATATAGCACTCAACCTTTCGGCACTTGGTATACGGATTATTGCACCCATACCCGGGAAGGGTACGATAGGTATTGAGGTGCCTAACCAGCAACCCGAGGTTGTTTCGATGCGTTCGCTGATTACCTCCCGTAAGTTTCAGGAATCGAAATTCGAACTCGGCATTGCCCTTGGAAAAACCATATCGAACGAAACCTATGTATTCGACCTGGCTAAAATGCCTCACCTGCTGGTAGCAGGAGCTACAGGACAGGGAAAATCGGTAGGATTAAATGTGATCCTGGCATCGCTACTCTATCGCAAACACCCCAGCCAGCTGAAATTTGTTCTGGTTGATCCGAAAAAAGTAGAGCTTACCTTGTACCAGAGCCTCGAGAAACACTACCTGGCAAAATTACCTGAAGCAGGCGAAGCAATTATTACCGATACACAAAAAGTAATTCATACGCTTAACTCCCTGTGTATTGAAATGGATGAGCGCTATAACCTGCTCAAGAAAGCCCAGGTGCGCAACATCAAAGAGTACAACCAGAAGTTCATAAAAAGAGGACTGAACCCCGAAAACGGGCATAAATACCTGCCCTACATTGTGGTAATTATCGATGAGTTTGCCGACCTGATTATGACAGCCGGGCGCGAAGTGGAAACTCCATTGGCCCGATTGGCGCAGCTGGCTCGTGCCATCGGAATTCACCTTGTCATCGCTACTCAACGCCCCACTACCAATATTATTACAGGTGTGATTAAAGCGAACTTTCCGGCTCGCATTGCCTTTAGGGTTACATCCATGATTGATTCGCGCACCATTCTGGATAGTCCGGGAGCCAACCAACTCATTGGCCGGGGCGATTTACTCTTTGCGCCGGGCAGCGAACTGATTCGCCTCCAGTGTGCTTTTATTGATATACCAGAACTGGAGCGGATTACCAAATACATCAGCGAACAGCAAAGTTACCCTACAGCCTTTTACCTGCCCGAATACATCGACGAAAATGCCCCAGATATTCTGGATGTGGATTTGTCGAAACGCGATGCACTCTTCGACGAAGCAGCCCGATTGGTTGTGGCACATCAACAAGGCTCCACCTCACTCATACAAAGAAAATTTTCGATTGGATACAACCGTGCAGGACGCATTGTGGACCAACTAGAAGCGGCTGGAGTAGTAGGTCCGTTTGAAGGCAGCAAAGCTCGGCAAGTGCTATTTCCGGATACTTACTCTTTGGAACAATATTTGAAAAGTTTGAACTAA
- a CDS encoding IS4 family transposase, with translation MNQGKYVFAQIIEFLPKRVFDCIVDRFSADKNVRHFSCWNQMLCMIFGQLTNRDSLRDLIVAIEAHSRKTYHLGFGKSVTRSNLSKANENRNSKVFEEFAYYLIDVARNKRKNENFEIKGKVYAFDSSTIDLCLNVFWWAKFRKAKGGIKLHTLYDITTQIPAFIHITAATVNDVNVMDYIPYEGGAYYIFDRGYVDYSRLYKITLLSAFFVVRAKSNLQFKRIYSQKIDKTTGVQSDQIGKLTGFYVSKDYPAKLRKVKYYDSEMNRTFVFLTNNMTLTAQEIALLYKNRWQVELFFKWIKQHLKLKSFWGNSENAVRIQIYTAIITYCLIAIVGNDLKIDRSTYEILQVLGISLLDKTPVKELFTNIDYNDVKELDYKQLSLSLF, from the coding sequence ATGAATCAAGGTAAGTATGTTTTTGCACAGATTATAGAGTTTCTGCCTAAGAGAGTTTTCGATTGTATTGTAGATCGTTTTTCCGCAGATAAAAATGTTCGTCATTTCAGTTGCTGGAATCAAATGTTATGCATGATCTTTGGGCAACTTACCAATCGAGATAGCCTCAGGGATTTGATTGTTGCTATTGAAGCCCATAGCAGGAAAACCTACCATTTGGGTTTTGGGAAAAGTGTTACCCGCAGTAATCTTTCAAAAGCCAATGAAAATCGAAACAGCAAGGTATTTGAAGAATTTGCGTATTATCTTATTGATGTCGCCCGAAATAAACGCAAGAATGAAAATTTTGAAATTAAAGGAAAAGTTTATGCCTTTGATTCTTCCACCATTGATTTATGTTTAAATGTGTTTTGGTGGGCGAAATTCCGCAAAGCAAAAGGAGGTATCAAACTGCATACACTCTACGATATCACTACTCAAATTCCGGCCTTCATTCATATTACTGCTGCAACGGTAAACGATGTCAATGTTATGGATTATATTCCTTATGAGGGTGGTGCATACTACATTTTCGACCGTGGTTATGTCGACTACAGCCGGTTATATAAGATAACGCTGCTTTCTGCCTTTTTCGTAGTCCGTGCAAAGTCAAACCTTCAATTTAAAAGAATTTATTCTCAAAAGATTGACAAGACCACCGGGGTGCAAAGCGACCAAATTGGTAAACTGACAGGGTTTTATGTCTCAAAAGATTACCCTGCTAAATTGCGAAAAGTGAAATACTACGATAGCGAAATGAATCGCACCTTTGTATTCCTAACCAACAATATGACGCTTACCGCTCAGGAAATCGCACTTCTTTACAAGAATCGTTGGCAGGTAGAACTATTTTTCAAATGGATAAAACAGCATCTTAAGCTAAAATCCTTTTGGGGTAACTCTGAAAATGCTGTCCGTATCCAAATTTATACCGCAATCATCACATATTGTTTGATTGCAATTGTAGGCAATGATCTCAAAATAGACCGTTCAACCTACGAAATATTACAAGTTTTAGGAATCTCTCTACTGGACAAAACTCCTGTAAAAGAGCTATTTACAAATATAGATTACAATGATGTCAAAGAACTTGATTATAAACAACTGTCACTCAGCTTATTTTAA
- a CDS encoding ornithine carbamoyltransferase has product MPVNLKNRHFLKLLDFTPTEIKFLLDLSSSLKQAKYAGTEQPMLKGKNIALIFEKTSTRTRCAFEVAAFDQGAHVTYLGPSGSQIGHKESMKDTARVLGRMYDGIEYRGFGQSIVEELAAYAGVPVWNGLTDEFHPTQILADMLTMMEHSDKPLNQLKFCYLGDARNNMGNSLMVGCAKMGIDFRAAASKQCQPDEKLVNTCREIAKETGAKITITDNVKEAVKDADFLYTDVWVSMGEPASVWDERIKLLKPYQVNNEVIKATGNPKVKFLHCLPAYHNRETKIGEEIFQKYGLDAMEVNDEVFESKHSIVFDQAENRMHTIKAVMVATLA; this is encoded by the coding sequence ATGCCAGTAAATCTGAAAAATCGACATTTTCTTAAATTGTTGGATTTTACTCCTACCGAAATTAAGTTTTTATTGGATCTTTCATCCAGCTTAAAACAAGCCAAGTATGCAGGCACCGAACAGCCGATGCTTAAAGGTAAAAACATTGCATTGATTTTTGAAAAAACTTCGACCCGCACCCGTTGCGCTTTTGAGGTAGCAGCATTCGATCAGGGAGCCCATGTAACCTATCTGGGACCTTCGGGCTCGCAAATCGGGCATAAAGAATCGATGAAAGACACTGCACGTGTGCTTGGGCGCATGTACGATGGGATTGAGTACCGCGGATTTGGTCAGTCCATTGTGGAAGAATTGGCTGCTTATGCCGGTGTTCCTGTCTGGAACGGACTTACCGACGAGTTTCATCCTACCCAGATTCTTGCCGATATGCTTACCATGATGGAGCATAGCGATAAACCCCTGAATCAATTGAAATTTTGCTACCTGGGCGATGCACGCAACAACATGGGTAACTCCTTAATGGTTGGATGTGCAAAAATGGGAATCGATTTCCGTGCAGCAGCTTCCAAACAATGCCAACCCGACGAAAAGCTGGTGAATACATGCCGTGAAATTGCCAAAGAAACAGGGGCTAAAATTACCATAACAGACAATGTGAAAGAAGCCGTTAAAGATGCCGATTTCCTTTATACCGATGTGTGGGTATCCATGGGAGAGCCTGCATCTGTTTGGGATGAACGCATCAAACTATTAAAACCTTACCAAGTGAACAACGAGGTTATCAAAGCCACAGGTAACCCCAAAGTGAAATTTTTGCATTGCTTGCCAGCCTACCATAACCGCGAAACAAAAATTGGCGAAGAGATCTTTCAGAAATATGGATTGGATGCCATGGAAGTAAACGATGAGGTATTCGAATCGAAACATTCAATTGTGTTTGACCAGGCCGAAAACCGCATGCACACCATCAAGGCTGTAATGGTGGCTACTCTTGCCTGA